In a single window of the Gemmatimonadota bacterium genome:
- a CDS encoding sigma-54-dependent Fis family transcriptional regulator: MTTRVLIIDDETNIRRMVGALLKSEGFEVADAPNGNAGLLALPEVKPDLILLDLMMPPGPDGLATLEQIRTTDADIPVIMMSGKAQLADAVRAVQMGAFQFLEKPLAPESLLVAVRSAEALMRTQAENRALRAALGPQPTLVGDSPEIAHVRELIMQVAPTEARVLVLGESGTGKELVANAIHRHSPRARGPFISVNCAAIPRDLVESEMFGHERGAFTGATDRRIGRFELADGGTLFLDEVGDLQLEAQAKLLRVLESGEIQRIGGEKTLKVDIRVVAATNRHLEESVAAGTFREDLYFRLNVFPIELPPLRERLGDLAALVEHLAARLRPRRPPRFSPEVIAALGAHAWPGNIRELANIVERLTIIGGDEVTAEMVPRALRVTAPIASPAPGEPAMRLVDDGRGLTDRLDDFERDLISAALTSGTGNIAEAARLLKTDRGNLYRRMRRLGIRGGNDG, from the coding sequence ATGACGACACGCGTCCTGATCATCGATGACGAGACCAACATCCGCCGGATGGTTGGTGCCCTGCTCAAGTCCGAAGGCTTCGAGGTCGCCGACGCCCCCAACGGGAACGCCGGACTGCTGGCGTTGCCCGAGGTGAAGCCGGACCTGATCCTGCTCGACCTCATGATGCCGCCGGGGCCCGATGGGCTGGCGACCCTCGAGCAGATCCGCACCACCGACGCCGACATTCCGGTGATCATGATGAGCGGCAAGGCGCAGCTCGCCGACGCGGTGCGCGCCGTGCAGATGGGCGCCTTCCAGTTCCTCGAGAAGCCGCTGGCCCCGGAGTCGCTGCTGGTCGCGGTGCGTTCCGCCGAGGCGCTGATGCGGACGCAGGCCGAGAATCGCGCGCTGCGTGCGGCGCTCGGTCCGCAACCGACGCTGGTGGGCGACTCCCCCGAGATCGCGCACGTGCGCGAGTTGATCATGCAGGTCGCACCCACCGAGGCGCGCGTGCTCGTGCTCGGGGAATCGGGGACCGGCAAGGAGTTGGTGGCCAACGCCATTCATCGCCATTCGCCCCGCGCGCGCGGACCGTTCATCTCGGTCAACTGTGCTGCGATCCCGCGCGACCTGGTCGAGAGCGAGATGTTCGGGCACGAGCGCGGCGCCTTCACCGGCGCGACCGACCGGCGCATTGGCCGCTTCGAGCTGGCCGATGGCGGGACGCTCTTCCTCGACGAGGTCGGCGACCTCCAGCTCGAGGCGCAGGCCAAGCTCCTGCGCGTCCTCGAGAGCGGCGAGATCCAGCGCATCGGCGGCGAGAAGACGTTGAAGGTCGACATCCGGGTCGTGGCCGCGACCAATCGTCACCTGGAGGAGTCGGTGGCTGCCGGAACGTTCCGGGAGGACCTCTACTTTCGGCTGAACGTCTTCCCGATCGAGCTCCCCCCGCTGCGCGAACGCCTCGGCGACCTCGCCGCTCTCGTGGAGCATCTCGCCGCCCGCCTCCGCCCGCGCCGCCCGCCGCGATTCTCGCCCGAGGTGATCGCGGCGCTCGGTGCCCACGCCTGGCCCGGCAACATCCGCGAACTGGCGAACATTGTCGAGCGGTTGACGATCATCGGTGGCGACGAAGTGACCGCGGAGATGGTGCCGCGCGCGCTCCGGGTCACCGCCCCGATCGCGAGTCCTGCACCCGGCGAACCGGCGATGCGCCTGGTGGACGACGGACGCGGGCTCACCGATCGACTTGACGATTTCGAACGCGACCTGATCAGCGCAGCGCTCACGAGTGGCACCGGCAACATCGCCGAAGCTGCCCGCCTGCTGAAGACGGACCGAGGCAACCTGTATCGCCGGATGCGCCGACTGGGCATCCGCGGAGGGAACGACGGATGA
- a CDS encoding BamA/TamA family outer membrane protein, which produces MTPTRLVTLGALLLAAPLAAQDPVGIDFSRPAASDAKVREIPDSVLDRAVAWYNAAGTTRISGTVELPAGNVWRGPQALYRGQFRIDGRVEGDVLVVNGDMRITASGVVTGSVTVLGGRLLVDAGGSVGGAQLEYPTTARLTLTVDGRLMRQAGRRALSDYTSASTTFTWRNFQTTLRANPGSYNRVEGFPVEFGPSVIWDRDDLTQLKFDLTGILRTASDPTDSRSTLGWRGSLAVKRAGAHPLTFGLRGGAVVAPVADRPYQTLETGLGAFFLRRDFRDWYAQRSIGVFAEMQLRPTVLASASIDVSRERSVSAVDAFSILRSGEEWRPNPLIDDGRYRTFAGGVTYDTRDDRRRPTSGWYVRSDLRYVTSGELTPVSLPVEIRTAMPTSNYDALEMDLDVRRYQRLGPTQSVHMRLTGGGWLAGNRLTIQRRRAMNGADPLAGYGFRAVNCDRRRRPDPALPALCDRQLAVQVEYRRTLDIDLSTRLGNTTIGLQRPDLVIFGDAGSAWLAGPGAGRVPSGRIQSIAEWRSDVGIGMDAGSFGLYLARALPDNEPIRFGIRFSRRF; this is translated from the coding sequence ATGACCCCCACTCGTCTGGTGACTCTGGGCGCGCTGCTGCTCGCCGCTCCCCTCGCCGCGCAGGACCCGGTCGGCATCGACTTCTCCCGACCCGCCGCCAGCGATGCCAAGGTGCGCGAGATCCCTGATTCGGTGCTGGACCGCGCCGTGGCGTGGTACAACGCGGCCGGGACCACGCGCATCAGCGGCACGGTCGAGCTGCCGGCCGGCAATGTCTGGCGTGGCCCGCAAGCGCTCTATCGCGGGCAGTTCCGGATCGATGGCCGGGTCGAGGGTGACGTGCTGGTCGTGAATGGCGACATGCGCATCACGGCGAGCGGTGTCGTCACGGGCAGCGTCACCGTGCTCGGTGGCCGGCTCCTTGTCGATGCCGGAGGTTCGGTGGGCGGGGCCCAGCTGGAGTATCCGACCACCGCTCGGCTGACGCTCACCGTCGACGGTCGATTGATGCGTCAGGCCGGTCGCCGCGCACTGAGCGACTACACCTCGGCCTCGACCACCTTTACGTGGCGCAACTTCCAGACGACCCTCCGCGCGAACCCCGGCAGCTATAACCGCGTCGAGGGATTCCCCGTGGAATTCGGCCCCTCGGTCATTTGGGACCGCGATGATCTGACGCAGCTGAAGTTCGACCTCACCGGCATTCTTCGCACCGCCTCGGATCCGACCGACAGCCGCAGCACTCTGGGATGGCGCGGTTCGCTGGCGGTGAAGCGCGCCGGCGCCCACCCACTCACCTTCGGACTCCGCGGTGGCGCCGTGGTCGCGCCGGTCGCCGACCGACCATACCAGACGCTGGAGACGGGGCTCGGTGCCTTCTTCCTCCGTCGCGACTTCCGCGACTGGTATGCGCAGCGGTCGATCGGTGTCTTCGCCGAGATGCAGCTGCGCCCGACCGTGCTCGCCAGCGCCTCCATTGATGTCAGCCGCGAGCGGAGTGTGTCGGCCGTCGATGCGTTCTCGATATTGCGCAGCGGTGAGGAGTGGCGACCGAATCCGCTGATCGACGATGGCAGGTACCGCACCTTCGCCGGGGGCGTGACGTACGACACCCGTGACGATCGCCGTCGCCCGACCTCGGGGTGGTACGTCCGCAGCGACCTCCGCTATGTCACCAGTGGCGAGCTCACGCCGGTGTCCCTCCCGGTCGAGATCCGGACCGCGATGCCGACGTCGAATTACGACGCCCTCGAGATGGACCTGGACGTCCGTCGATACCAGCGCCTGGGGCCGACGCAGAGCGTGCACATGCGGCTGACCGGCGGCGGCTGGCTCGCCGGCAACCGCCTCACCATTCAACGGCGGCGCGCCATGAACGGCGCCGACCCACTCGCCGGCTACGGCTTTCGGGCGGTGAACTGCGACCGACGCCGACGCCCCGACCCGGCGCTCCCGGCACTCTGCGACCGCCAACTGGCCGTTCAGGTTGAGTACCGCCGCACCCTCGACATCGATCTCAGCACTCGACTCGGCAACACCACCATCGGCCTCCAGCGCCCCGACCTCGTGATCTTCGGCGACGCGGGATCGGCCTGGTTGGCCGGCCCGGGGGCGGGCCGGGTCCCGAGCGGGCGGATTCAGTCGATCGCGGAGTGGCGATCCGATGTCGGGATCGGCATGGATGCCGGAAGCTTCGGGCTCTACCTGGCCAGGGCGCTCCCGGACAACGAGCCGATTCGCTTCGGCATCCGATTCTCGCGCCGCTTCTGA
- a CDS encoding HAMP domain-containing histidine kinase has translation MSRLSFRARLFIALLVVSALPVAVMTVGVVVALEAVSNTVGGEAVESVGRSARAMYTAFDNMRGVGVPSETRAAVESHLLVVDSLVTKTRQMGGLGRLFPTWLRGALILGALGLLALAAGFVRTLSRQLAGPLDEIVDWTGRIRRRQPLPADRSDSGIPEFAVLRGALRDLAQGLDQARVAELEAERLRAFGEVARRVAHEMKNPLTPIRLAVAQMRRTAPPEMHESLEVIAAESARLEAMAREFAELGRLPEGVSAPVDLHELLDDLMRSTLPIAMDRQLDVTGELRPIEGYYDPLRRAFANLLRNAVEACGGHGKVTVSLRRAADGALEVLLRDTGPGVPEEKRELIFQPYYTDKGDGTGLGLAIVRQTIEQHHGTITVANTPGGGATFLIRFAS, from the coding sequence GTGTCCCGCCTCTCCTTCCGTGCCCGCCTCTTCATCGCCCTGTTGGTGGTGAGCGCTCTCCCCGTCGCGGTCATGACCGTCGGGGTCGTCGTCGCGTTGGAGGCGGTCTCCAACACCGTGGGCGGCGAGGCGGTCGAGTCGGTCGGGCGTTCTGCCCGGGCGATGTACACGGCCTTCGACAACATGCGCGGCGTCGGCGTCCCTTCGGAGACGCGCGCCGCCGTCGAGAGTCACCTTCTGGTCGTCGATTCCCTCGTCACCAAGACTCGGCAGATGGGAGGCCTCGGTCGACTCTTTCCGACCTGGCTGCGCGGGGCACTCATCCTGGGCGCACTGGGCCTGCTCGCCCTGGCCGCCGGCTTCGTGCGGACCCTCTCCCGCCAGCTGGCCGGCCCGCTCGACGAGATCGTCGACTGGACCGGCCGTATTCGTCGCCGACAGCCCCTGCCGGCCGATCGCAGCGACAGCGGCATCCCCGAGTTCGCCGTGCTCCGCGGCGCGCTCCGCGACCTGGCTCAAGGGCTGGACCAGGCGCGCGTCGCCGAACTCGAGGCGGAGCGACTGCGCGCCTTCGGCGAGGTCGCGCGTCGCGTCGCGCATGAGATGAAGAACCCGCTCACGCCGATCCGCCTCGCCGTCGCGCAGATGCGTCGGACCGCACCGCCCGAAATGCACGAGTCACTCGAGGTGATCGCGGCCGAATCGGCGCGCCTCGAGGCAATGGCCAGAGAATTCGCCGAACTCGGCCGACTGCCGGAAGGTGTCTCGGCGCCGGTGGACCTCCACGAGTTGCTCGACGACCTGATGCGCAGCACGCTGCCGATCGCGATGGACCGGCAACTCGATGTCACCGGCGAATTGCGCCCGATCGAGGGCTACTACGATCCGTTGCGGCGGGCGTTTGCCAACCTGTTGCGCAACGCCGTCGAGGCGTGTGGTGGCCACGGGAAGGTCACCGTCTCCCTGCGACGTGCCGCCGATGGGGCGCTCGAGGTGTTGCTGCGCGACACCGGACCGGGGGTCCCGGAAGAGAAGCGCGAACTGATCTTCCAGCCCTACTACACCGACAAGGGTGATGGCACCGGTCTCGGCCTGGCCATCGTGCGGCAGACGATCGAACAGCATCACGGCACCATCACGGTGGCCAACACGCCGGGCGGCGGCGCCACCTTCCTCATCCGGTTTGCCTCATGA
- a CDS encoding PBP1A family penicillin-binding protein: protein MAKSPGPVRRWWRQASLKRRLLAIVLVGAVFGMAALVGAWTRACANDACPDINTLEAYDADQTSKVYAADGRLITELGTQRRTVVSLKQMAPIIPEAFLAVEDKRFYQHHGIDWLRFFGALKTNILHAKVAAGFSTITMQLVGNLWPEDVDRRQRRGVAGVVRKIREAKLALAIESRYSKEKILELYLNQINLGSRSAGVQAASQRYFGKSASELNVAEAAMLAALPKAPDGYNPRKYPKAAVGRRNTIIQLLQDEGKLSAEEAESWKSYPLALSARPDNSIFAEYFVDYVRQQLLAKFGEEIYTRGYEIYTTLDLNAQMAAEQALETQMQRIEAEQFGKFPHKSYREFHDARAADAPELRSTPYLQGGALVLEAQTGNILAMVGGRDFNDSKFNRMVQAERQPGSTFKPIVYAAALEAGLTLEDSELDAPISVPIPDQPNWEPKNYDGKFSNTNMTLRQAIWQSTNSIAVKVGLKVGVNAIYDEARRFGITGRVARVPAMVLGSADVRPIEMISAYTTFANLGDRVTPIAILRVEDKRGKILYQEKTKRTTVLDEGTAFTLATALRGVVTNGTANASVYRAGFTIPSGGKTGTTNDYRDVWYIGFTKDLVAGVWMGFDSPQWIMPGAQGGKLAAPAWTQMMLEIYQRRKAPGDWTAPEVRTVTMEIDKTNGLRATPFCPDDVREVRTYPQGQEPKEFCPLHSPFRPGGGEH, encoded by the coding sequence ATGGCCAAATCTCCCGGACCCGTCCGCCGCTGGTGGCGACAGGCCTCGCTCAAGCGCCGCCTGCTGGCCATCGTCCTGGTCGGCGCCGTCTTCGGGATGGCCGCGCTGGTCGGTGCCTGGACCCGCGCCTGCGCCAACGACGCCTGCCCCGACATCAACACCCTCGAAGCGTACGACGCCGACCAGACCTCCAAGGTCTACGCCGCCGACGGCCGGCTGATCACGGAGCTCGGCACCCAGCGCCGCACGGTGGTCTCGCTCAAGCAGATGGCGCCGATCATTCCCGAGGCGTTCCTGGCCGTCGAGGACAAGCGCTTCTACCAGCACCACGGCATCGACTGGCTGCGCTTCTTCGGGGCCCTGAAGACCAACATCCTCCACGCCAAGGTGGCCGCGGGCTTCTCGACCATCACCATGCAGCTGGTCGGCAATCTCTGGCCGGAGGACGTCGATCGACGTCAGCGGCGCGGTGTGGCCGGCGTGGTGCGGAAGATCCGCGAGGCGAAGCTCGCCCTCGCGATCGAGTCGCGCTACTCGAAGGAGAAGATCCTCGAGCTGTACCTCAACCAGATCAATCTCGGGTCGCGCTCGGCCGGCGTGCAGGCCGCCTCGCAACGCTACTTCGGCAAGTCGGCGTCGGAGCTGAACGTGGCCGAGGCCGCCATGCTGGCCGCCTTGCCCAAGGCCCCGGATGGCTACAATCCGCGCAAGTATCCGAAGGCGGCGGTGGGGCGGCGCAATACCATCATCCAGCTGCTGCAGGACGAGGGGAAGCTCTCCGCCGAAGAGGCGGAGAGCTGGAAGTCGTATCCGCTCGCCCTTTCGGCGCGCCCCGACAATTCGATCTTTGCCGAGTACTTCGTCGACTACGTCCGGCAGCAGCTGCTCGCGAAGTTCGGTGAGGAGATCTACACGCGCGGATACGAGATCTACACGACGCTCGATCTGAACGCGCAGATGGCCGCCGAGCAGGCGCTCGAGACCCAGATGCAGCGGATCGAGGCCGAGCAGTTCGGCAAGTTCCCGCACAAGAGCTACCGCGAGTTCCATGACGCCCGTGCCGCCGACGCGCCGGAGCTCCGCAGCACGCCGTACCTGCAGGGCGGCGCGCTGGTGCTCGAGGCGCAGACCGGCAACATCCTGGCGATGGTCGGCGGCCGCGATTTCAATGACTCCAAGTTCAACCGGATGGTGCAGGCGGAACGGCAGCCAGGCTCGACCTTCAAGCCGATCGTCTACGCCGCGGCGCTCGAGGCCGGACTGACGCTCGAGGACAGCGAGCTCGATGCGCCGATCTCCGTGCCCATTCCGGACCAGCCGAACTGGGAGCCGAAGAACTACGACGGCAAGTTCAGCAACACCAACATGACGCTGCGCCAGGCGATCTGGCAGTCGACCAACAGCATCGCGGTGAAGGTCGGGCTGAAGGTCGGCGTGAATGCCATCTATGACGAGGCCCGCCGGTTCGGCATCACCGGCCGCGTGGCGCGCGTGCCGGCCATGGTGCTCGGCTCGGCCGACGTGCGCCCCATCGAGATGATCTCCGCGTACACCACCTTTGCCAATCTTGGCGACCGCGTCACGCCGATCGCGATCCTCCGCGTGGAGGACAAGCGCGGCAAGATTCTCTACCAGGAAAAGACCAAGCGGACCACCGTGCTCGACGAGGGCACGGCCTTCACCCTCGCCACCGCCCTGCGCGGTGTCGTGACCAACGGCACCGCGAACGCCTCGGTGTATCGCGCCGGATTCACGATCCCCTCGGGTGGCAAGACGGGCACCACGAACGACTATCGTGACGTCTGGTACATCGGCTTCACCAAGGATCTGGTGGCTGGTGTCTGGATGGGCTTCGACTCGCCGCAGTGGATCATGCCAGGTGCGCAGGGCGGCAAGCTCGCCGCGCCGGCGTGGACGCAGATGATGCTGGAGATCTATCAGCGCCGGAAGGCGCCGGGCGATTGGACTGCACCCGAGGTGCGCACGGTGACGATGGAGATCGACAAGACCAACGGACTCCGCGCCACGCCGTTCTGTCCGGACGACGTGCGCGAGGTGCGCACCTATCCGCAGGGCCAGGAACCGAAGGAGTTCTGTCCGCTTCATTCGCCATTCCGGCCGGGCGGCGGCGAGCACTGA
- a CDS encoding amidohydrolase family protein has product MLRIAAPWLLPIDGPPVPDGAVLVDEAGKIVAVGPATMVPVPERARQLTLSDAALMPGLVNTHTHLELTGFAGMVEEADFWEWILHVIKIKAARLEEEFFLQAQAGIRASWAAGVTTVCDTGSTGQVIAALKELGASGIAHHEVFGAHPDECAGAMKAFSRDLDRLAHQATGRVHLGVSPHAPYTVSGPLYRASCDLARAHGVPIAVHTAEPPGESSLLGDFTGIFADAFVARGVPRPTLEAISPVAWMATHGVWSDRTLCIHAINVDDADADILQRHGSAVATCPRSNRRHHHADPPLRRYADRKLRMGIGTDSEVSVAPLDLLAEAREAGRLAGWTVRETLRAVTLGGADAIGLAADTGSLTVGKWADVVAVRVPPDGDVEHAVLQSGPADVLGTWLGGRAVHGVGRAAP; this is encoded by the coding sequence ATGCTGCGGATTGCTGCACCGTGGCTGCTGCCGATCGACGGCCCTCCCGTGCCGGACGGCGCCGTGCTGGTGGACGAGGCGGGGAAGATCGTCGCCGTGGGCCCGGCAACAATGGTCCCTGTGCCGGAGCGCGCGCGGCAGCTGACGCTCTCCGACGCCGCGCTGATGCCGGGGCTGGTCAACACCCACACCCACCTTGAGCTCACCGGCTTTGCCGGGATGGTCGAGGAGGCGGACTTCTGGGAGTGGATCCTCCACGTCATCAAGATCAAGGCGGCCCGGCTGGAGGAGGAATTCTTCCTCCAGGCGCAAGCCGGAATCCGCGCGTCGTGGGCCGCGGGCGTCACCACGGTCTGTGACACCGGGTCGACGGGGCAGGTGATCGCCGCGCTGAAGGAGCTCGGCGCCAGCGGCATTGCGCACCACGAGGTCTTCGGCGCGCATCCCGACGAATGCGCCGGCGCGATGAAGGCCTTCTCCCGCGATCTTGATCGCCTGGCGCATCAGGCCACCGGCCGTGTCCACCTCGGCGTCTCACCGCACGCCCCCTACACCGTGAGCGGCCCGCTCTACCGCGCCTCCTGCGATCTGGCCCGTGCCCACGGCGTGCCGATCGCCGTGCATACCGCCGAGCCGCCGGGCGAGAGCAGTCTGCTCGGCGATTTCACCGGCATCTTTGCCGACGCCTTCGTGGCGCGTGGCGTGCCGCGCCCCACGCTCGAGGCGATCTCGCCGGTGGCGTGGATGGCGACCCATGGCGTCTGGTCCGACCGGACGCTGTGCATCCACGCCATCAACGTCGACGATGCCGACGCCGATATCCTCCAGCGCCATGGCAGCGCGGTGGCGACCTGCCCACGCTCGAACCGCCGCCACCATCACGCCGACCCGCCGCTTCGGCGCTACGCCGACCGCAAGCTGCGGATGGGGATCGGGACGGATTCGGAGGTGAGTGTGGCGCCGCTCGACCTGCTGGCCGAGGCGCGCGAGGCGGGCCGCCTGGCGGGGTGGACGGTGCGCGAGACGCTGCGCGCGGTGACGCTGGGCGGGGCGGACGCGATTGGTCTGGCGGCTGACACCGGTTCGCTCACGGTGGGGAAGTGGGCCGACGTGGTGGCGGTGCGGGTGCCTCCCGACGGAGACGTCGAGCACGCGGTGCTGCAGAGCGGACCGGCGGATGTCCTCGGCACCTGGCTCGGCGGCCGGGCCGTGCACGGGGTCGGCCGCGCCGCCCCTTGA
- a CDS encoding HNH endonuclease, which yields MVPTRRALRLVIEGKAEIVEADGDELIRSARLQMPRPAIIRLVRFVHVPRRFRRQVTNTFLFARDHYTCQYCARTQHQLRTRECLTRDHVVPQSRGGTNAWDNVVTACSSCNTKKGSHLPAEIGMVPLHPPTEPHFVHLSWAIRRLTSKQMKYIRLFYGDQALAAILPRP from the coding sequence ATGGTTCCCACCCGTCGGGCGCTTCGGCTTGTCATCGAGGGAAAGGCCGAGATCGTGGAGGCCGATGGCGACGAGCTGATACGAAGTGCGCGGCTCCAAATGCCGCGCCCGGCCATCATCCGCCTCGTCCGCTTCGTGCACGTCCCCCGCCGTTTCCGTCGCCAAGTCACCAACACCTTCCTCTTCGCCCGCGACCACTACACGTGCCAGTACTGCGCGCGCACGCAGCATCAGCTGCGCACCCGCGAGTGCCTGACGCGTGACCATGTGGTGCCGCAGTCGCGCGGCGGGACGAATGCCTGGGACAACGTGGTGACGGCCTGCAGCAGCTGCAACACCAAGAAGGGGAGCCATCTGCCGGCCGAGATCGGGATGGTGCCGCTCCACCCGCCGACCGAACCGCATTTCGTCCATCTCTCGTGGGCGATCCGTCGGCTCACCAGCAAGCAGATGAAGTACATCCGGCTCTTCTACGGTGATCAGGCGCTCGCCGCGATCCTGCCGCGTCCCTGA